One window of Lagenorhynchus albirostris chromosome 16, mLagAlb1.1, whole genome shotgun sequence genomic DNA carries:
- the ADAM8 gene encoding disintegrin and metalloproteinase domain-containing protein 8 isoform X2 → MHGLGLLLLAALWLQEVAPRATLPHVEQYEVVRPRRLPAPRTRRALPFHLGLYPESVSYVLGARGHTFTLHLRKNRDLVGSGYVETYTAADGSQVTERLLRQDHCFYQGNVEGHQGSAASLSTCAGLRGFFQAGSTIHLIEPLDGGGEEGQHALYQAQHLQQKAGTCGVNDSSLETILGPRVSAALRPRNWPVPRETRYVELFVVTDSTEFQRLGSREAVRQRMLEVVNHVDKLYQELNFRVVLVGLEMWNGGDKIHVSTQADTTLNNFLSWRVRDLAGRHLHDNAQLITGVDFAGTTVGLARVSAMCSQGSGAVNQDHSPNPVGVASTMAHEMGHNLGMDHDENIQDCYCAVPRNSGGCVMAASIGSSFPRKFSHCSRADLETFVEKPQTACLVDAPDPDRLVGGPVCGNRFLERGEQCDCGAPQDCQNRCCNASTCLLAKGAECAHGSCCHECRVKPAGEPCRPAKDQCDLGEYCDGRQPMCPEDAFWENGTPCPGGYCYNGACPTVAQRCRDLWGPGARVATETCYSYSISTGCKGSIPLDFGRVNRCGTLFCEGGQPPERSSCTLTTSSGACQALVQESSSAYEPVPEGTKCGEEQVCWKGFCQDLHVYRSRNCSARCSNHGVCNHKDQCHCHPGWAPPYCAELLSTVRTASRRRLVGVLVPVALLVPVALTLAGVVIYRKAWRPVRRRNVAPKTAMGLSNPLFHEGHRTPVKGRAPAPTRGPPEPGLSSHPSQPPKPMASAVTPKWPPPAPPAAMSSPPSPVPVYTQQVPGQLRPAPPTKPLPGLKAKQVVKPTCTPPMPPIKPRAGGAQPGPTKGVVAPKVALKPPVQRR, encoded by the exons ATGCACGGCCTCGGGCTCCTGCTGCTTGCTGCGCTGTGGCTACAGG AGGTTGCCCCCAGGGCCACCCTGCCCCACGTGGAGCAGTACGAGGTGGTGAGGCCCCGGCGCCTGCCAGCACCCCGCACCCGCCGAGCCCTGCCCTTCCACTTG GGCCTGTACCCGGAGAGTGTGAGCTACGTCCTGGGGGCCCGAGGGCACACCTTCACCCTGCACCTTCGGAAGAACAG GGACCTGGTGGGCTCGGGCTACGTGGAGACCTACACGGCCGCCGATGGCTCCCAGGTGACAGAGCGGCTACTGAGGCAG GACCACTGCTTCTACCAGGGCAATGTGGAGGGGCACCAGGGATCCGCTGCCAGCCTCAGCACCTGTGCCGGCCTCAG GGGCTTCTTCCAGGCCGGCTCCACCATCCACCTGATCGAGCCCCTGGATGGGGGCGGGGAAGAGGGGCAACACGCACTGTACCAGGCACAGCACCTGCAGCAGAAGGCCGGCACCTGCGGGGTCAACGACAGCAGCCTGGAGACCATCCTGGGGCCGCGGGTCTCGGCGGCCCTCAGGCCCCGG AACTGGCCAGTGCCCCGAGAGACCCGCTACGTGGAGCTGTTCGTGGTCACGGACAGCACAGAG TTCCAGCGGTTGGGGAGCAGAGAGGCTGTGCGCCAGCGGATGCTGGAGGTGGTCAACCACGTGGACAAG CTTTATCAGGAGCTCAATTTCCGCGTGGTGCTCGTGGGCCTGGAGATGTGGAACGGTGGGGACAAGATTCACGTCAGCACCCAGGCCGACACCACACTGAACAACTTCCTGTCCTGGCGGGTGCGAGACCTGGCGGGGCGGCACCTGCACGACAACGCGCAGCTCATCAC CGGGGTCGACTTCGCAGGGACCACCGTGGGACTGGCCAGGGTGTCCGCCATGTGCTCCCAGGGCTCGGGGGCTGTGAACCAG GACCACAGCCCGAACCCCGTCGGCGTGGCGAGCACCATGGCCCACGAGATGGGCCACAACCTGGGCATGGACCACGACGAGAACATCCAGGACTGCTACTGCGCAGTGCCACGGAACAGCGGCGGCTGCGTGATGGCGGCCAGCATCGG CTCCAGCTTCCCCAGAAAGTTCAGCCACTGCAGCCGGGCTGACCTGGAGACGTTCGTGGAGAAGCCCCAGACGGCCTGCCTGGTAGACGCCCCGGACCCCGACCGGCTGGTGGGCGGCCCCGTGTGTGGGAACCGGTTCCTGGAGCGTGGGGAGCAGTGCGACTGCGGTGCCCCCCAG gacTGTCAGAACCGCTGCTGCAATGCCAGCACCTGCCTGCTGGCCAAGGgggctgagtgtgcccatggcaGCTGCTGCCAcgagtgcagg GTGAAGCCGGCCGGAGAGCCGTGCCGCCCTGCAAAGGACCAGTGTGACCTCGGGGAGTACTGCGACGGCCGGCAGCCCATGTGTCCCGAGGACGCCTTCTGGGAGAACGGCACGCCCTGCCCGGGGGGCTACTGCTACAACGGGGCCTGCCCCACGGTGGCCCAGAGGTGCCGGGACTTGTGGGGGCCAG GCGCTCGGGTTGCCACGGAGACGTGCTACAGCTACAGCATCTCCACAGGCTGCAAGGGCAGTATCCCCCTGGACTTTGGCAG GGTCAACAGGTGTGGCACTCTGTTCTGTGAGGGGGGGCAGCCCCCGGAGCGGAGTTCCTGCACCCTCACCACCTCCTCGGGTGCTTGCCAGGCTCTCGTCCAGGAGAGCAGCAGCGCGTACGAGCCAGTGCCGGAAGGCACCAAGTGTGGCGAGGAGCAG GTTTGCTGGAAAGGCTTCTGCCAGGACCTCCATGTCTACAGATCCAGAAACTGCTCTGCCCGGTGCAGCAACCATGGG GTGTGCAACCACAAGGACCAGTGCCACTGCCACCCGGGCTGGGCCCCGCCCTACTGCGCAGAGCTGCTGTCTACCGTGCGCACAG CGTCCCGGAGACGCCTGGTGGGCGTGCTGGTGCCTGTGGCGCTCCTGGTGCCTGTGGCGCTGACCCTGGCAGGCGTGGTCATCTACCGCAAAGCCTGGCGCCCCGTCCGAAGGAG GAATGTGGCGCCCAAGACGGCCATGGGGCTCTCCAACCCCCTGTTCCACGAGGGGCACAGGACACCGGTGAAGGGCAGGGCCCCGGCTCCCACCAGGGGGCCCCCAGAGCCGGgcctttcctcccaccccagccagccACCCAAACCCATGGCTTCCGCGGTGACCCCTAAGTGGCCACCTCCTGCT CCTCCAGCCGCTATGTCCAGCCCACCGTCCCCAGTTCCTGTGTATACCCAGCAGGTCCCAGGCCAG CTCAGACCTGCTCCTCCCACCAAGCCCCTCCCCGGGCTGAAGGCCAAGCAG
- the ADAM8 gene encoding disintegrin and metalloproteinase domain-containing protein 8 isoform X1, producing MHGLGLLLLAALWLQEVAPRATLPHVEQYEVVRPRRLPAPRTRRALPFHLGLYPESVSYVLGARGHTFTLHLRKNRDLVGSGYVETYTAADGSQVTERLLRQDHCFYQGNVEGHQGSAASLSTCAGLRGFFQAGSTIHLIEPLDGGGEEGQHALYQAQHLQQKAGTCGVNDSSLETILGPRVSAALRPRNWPVPRETRYVELFVVTDSTEFQRLGSREAVRQRMLEVVNHVDKLYQELNFRVVLVGLEMWNGGDKIHVSTQADTTLNNFLSWRVRDLAGRHLHDNAQLITGVDFAGTTVGLARVSAMCSQGSGAVNQDHSPNPVGVASTMAHEMGHNLGMDHDENIQDCYCAVPRNSGGCVMAASIGSSFPRKFSHCSRADLETFVEKPQTACLVDAPDPDRLVGGPVCGNRFLERGEQCDCGAPQDCQNRCCNASTCLLAKGAECAHGSCCHECRVKPAGEPCRPAKDQCDLGEYCDGRQPMCPEDAFWENGTPCPGGYCYNGACPTVAQRCRDLWGPGARVATETCYSYSISTGCKGSIPLDFGRVNRCGTLFCEGGQPPERSSCTLTTSSGACQALVQESSSAYEPVPEGTKCGEEQVCWKGFCQDLHVYRSRNCSARCSNHGVCNHKDQCHCHPGWAPPYCAELLSTVRTASRRRLVGVLVPVALLVPVALTLAGVVIYRKAWRPVRRRNVAPKTAMGLSNPLFHEGHRTPVKGRAPAPTRGPPEPGLSSHPSQPPKPMASAVTPKWPPPAPPAAMSSPPSPVPVYTQQVPGQQLRPAPPTKPLPGLKAKQVVKPTCTPPMPPIKPRAGGAQPGPTKGVVAPKVALKPPVQRR from the exons ATGCACGGCCTCGGGCTCCTGCTGCTTGCTGCGCTGTGGCTACAGG AGGTTGCCCCCAGGGCCACCCTGCCCCACGTGGAGCAGTACGAGGTGGTGAGGCCCCGGCGCCTGCCAGCACCCCGCACCCGCCGAGCCCTGCCCTTCCACTTG GGCCTGTACCCGGAGAGTGTGAGCTACGTCCTGGGGGCCCGAGGGCACACCTTCACCCTGCACCTTCGGAAGAACAG GGACCTGGTGGGCTCGGGCTACGTGGAGACCTACACGGCCGCCGATGGCTCCCAGGTGACAGAGCGGCTACTGAGGCAG GACCACTGCTTCTACCAGGGCAATGTGGAGGGGCACCAGGGATCCGCTGCCAGCCTCAGCACCTGTGCCGGCCTCAG GGGCTTCTTCCAGGCCGGCTCCACCATCCACCTGATCGAGCCCCTGGATGGGGGCGGGGAAGAGGGGCAACACGCACTGTACCAGGCACAGCACCTGCAGCAGAAGGCCGGCACCTGCGGGGTCAACGACAGCAGCCTGGAGACCATCCTGGGGCCGCGGGTCTCGGCGGCCCTCAGGCCCCGG AACTGGCCAGTGCCCCGAGAGACCCGCTACGTGGAGCTGTTCGTGGTCACGGACAGCACAGAG TTCCAGCGGTTGGGGAGCAGAGAGGCTGTGCGCCAGCGGATGCTGGAGGTGGTCAACCACGTGGACAAG CTTTATCAGGAGCTCAATTTCCGCGTGGTGCTCGTGGGCCTGGAGATGTGGAACGGTGGGGACAAGATTCACGTCAGCACCCAGGCCGACACCACACTGAACAACTTCCTGTCCTGGCGGGTGCGAGACCTGGCGGGGCGGCACCTGCACGACAACGCGCAGCTCATCAC CGGGGTCGACTTCGCAGGGACCACCGTGGGACTGGCCAGGGTGTCCGCCATGTGCTCCCAGGGCTCGGGGGCTGTGAACCAG GACCACAGCCCGAACCCCGTCGGCGTGGCGAGCACCATGGCCCACGAGATGGGCCACAACCTGGGCATGGACCACGACGAGAACATCCAGGACTGCTACTGCGCAGTGCCACGGAACAGCGGCGGCTGCGTGATGGCGGCCAGCATCGG CTCCAGCTTCCCCAGAAAGTTCAGCCACTGCAGCCGGGCTGACCTGGAGACGTTCGTGGAGAAGCCCCAGACGGCCTGCCTGGTAGACGCCCCGGACCCCGACCGGCTGGTGGGCGGCCCCGTGTGTGGGAACCGGTTCCTGGAGCGTGGGGAGCAGTGCGACTGCGGTGCCCCCCAG gacTGTCAGAACCGCTGCTGCAATGCCAGCACCTGCCTGCTGGCCAAGGgggctgagtgtgcccatggcaGCTGCTGCCAcgagtgcagg GTGAAGCCGGCCGGAGAGCCGTGCCGCCCTGCAAAGGACCAGTGTGACCTCGGGGAGTACTGCGACGGCCGGCAGCCCATGTGTCCCGAGGACGCCTTCTGGGAGAACGGCACGCCCTGCCCGGGGGGCTACTGCTACAACGGGGCCTGCCCCACGGTGGCCCAGAGGTGCCGGGACTTGTGGGGGCCAG GCGCTCGGGTTGCCACGGAGACGTGCTACAGCTACAGCATCTCCACAGGCTGCAAGGGCAGTATCCCCCTGGACTTTGGCAG GGTCAACAGGTGTGGCACTCTGTTCTGTGAGGGGGGGCAGCCCCCGGAGCGGAGTTCCTGCACCCTCACCACCTCCTCGGGTGCTTGCCAGGCTCTCGTCCAGGAGAGCAGCAGCGCGTACGAGCCAGTGCCGGAAGGCACCAAGTGTGGCGAGGAGCAG GTTTGCTGGAAAGGCTTCTGCCAGGACCTCCATGTCTACAGATCCAGAAACTGCTCTGCCCGGTGCAGCAACCATGGG GTGTGCAACCACAAGGACCAGTGCCACTGCCACCCGGGCTGGGCCCCGCCCTACTGCGCAGAGCTGCTGTCTACCGTGCGCACAG CGTCCCGGAGACGCCTGGTGGGCGTGCTGGTGCCTGTGGCGCTCCTGGTGCCTGTGGCGCTGACCCTGGCAGGCGTGGTCATCTACCGCAAAGCCTGGCGCCCCGTCCGAAGGAG GAATGTGGCGCCCAAGACGGCCATGGGGCTCTCCAACCCCCTGTTCCACGAGGGGCACAGGACACCGGTGAAGGGCAGGGCCCCGGCTCCCACCAGGGGGCCCCCAGAGCCGGgcctttcctcccaccccagccagccACCCAAACCCATGGCTTCCGCGGTGACCCCTAAGTGGCCACCTCCTGCT CCTCCAGCCGCTATGTCCAGCCCACCGTCCCCAGTTCCTGTGTATACCCAGCAGGTCCCAGGCCAG cagCTCAGACCTGCTCCTCCCACCAAGCCCCTCCCCGGGCTGAAGGCCAAGCAG